A window from Clupea harengus chromosome 14, Ch_v2.0.2, whole genome shotgun sequence encodes these proteins:
- the hivep2b gene encoding transcription factor HIVEP2 — MESLEGTDSLRCSKETAEQNPQASFGSRTHTSVNVKEKTLQCEAVQGGSIVKGSQDTPTSGTSPPLEIQQLQVPNTSGHYHPSSSPNTGDSSDTASCGATQPWPFVRQTQPFASRNLMASQPGEQNRVHFRKKMATFSATSRQLYQLGIGQLAEGLNKREQKPGKKPGKYICHYCGRACAKPSVLKKHIRSHTGERPYPCVPCGFSFKTKSNLYKHRKSHTHAVKAGLLALSEKDIHPSSVDQELLTVEGEMQSDAEQTTDTDEEGSEDLFLDCVSSFEGSEGKWTNESPGIPSVKVTTPSATRKEIMSASGKVSLSRFREMRASPSITEVEQAVESCTIKQKLALRLSEKRSQESEHSLSLPSSSSKGSTDSGYFSRSDSAEQQVSPPCTNVKSYQEIMFGKCYRPSPKPRQSITVQTCMTDTNDNRTSFMVKPGKSKISEEGIHISTYKKDLAGLIKLESNWTHEGHESPKSDQMTTSYQLEAPSDTASLIRSNSLPTSTATDLSIPPGLRSSNSFDERMTSDDGMYPGQGGMRRLMRQAAFELPSHESHVDSTKAGTEISPEAEYFFTHHGYVTDPATRKRRKQKGVMEEEDSSSQFVKSVEMVDLSAECESKQNVSQSNVISVIQHTNSASRLGSTERHSESESQLRDKQSPQTMAEQSDTKPIKRETQMNVLLRSEVVNQFKDIRSVSQPGSESRKLTGQPSIQVPEIRVTEEPDRASKPAEVQVKHREKPVEEFQWPQRSETLSQFPVEKLPPKKKRIRLADLEYSSGDSSFESACTSLSRSPSQDSNLSHSSSFSLSLERDETLVSAPVTKLDEYGKPLELLSVPGSGHTLSIPRDNRQKEMRRSASEQAPFISAAELPDLRSKSFDYGSLSTSSRSRQGEAYASAGGVKQRRRGYLVRQASLSVDPETSTQEKCVDISAKQDSESMYHNSTSVSDSSVTRLSKITTDIEHPGYIQASSPEGAVEMQTGVPSPHKQILHGHETVPYSMIPRNLASFLPVTSGHFWKPDPPHVLPWHQLQDLQTRQLHLQSKESVYLQAKAQMDSKSPTEDLSKDLKRVSSTTPVPSESHLASVPPNLQSLQSPSASLVPVRIQMQVPSHGSITYSSLSQIFDSQTRSICSTPVFCGSTSQGSLASIAMMQGIGFDITQVSGQPSRLLYNPELSPARLKTGIPLSLTSKTISTTEAPSGGRVKRMLSPASSMDLFVESKQQKRVKEEKMYGQIVAELSAVELGNPDMSHHKDIKEEITQRGISPSLSDISSCSMSDVQSHLQDKLMVSPHKLRYPSDGGPESPQNIDVDEPEHDSRPMSDPTHSLSLSQEVRDMQKLIASHGFGAAMLLSDFANAQLFSKFPSLHTTTCVSWCYLHSTKPNCALAAPLFSVYATWCVRSTDPNPPNLATKTSLALLRTKQKKHSDIYTIAAMYQPGILVSSLLWKQRFGELPRKPDAREDEMMTYKRAVKGIRCGNKNVTEDQKEMETSPKQSEPTRIKIFEGGFKSTEDYVYVRGRGRGKYICEECGIRCKKPSMLKKHIRTHTDIRPYECKSCHFAFKTKGNLTKHMKSKAHMKKCLELGVSFTSVDSVDDTDITEDILRGTGKTRSLGASIKHQFSDVDDSDGADDDGDEVDEDEDDDDDEDGSTPRTRSRSTSPLPCAINSPHLPSYLSQLPNIQVHPTASSRERDTQIRHQGEASSCLASSELQSHLSELRPGDDDSVAMSFRHASTSFHSSTSYLLSLPRDPSLMAQWSPSVTPHRSPSPRGRGDCSPQGGLSPRGDSVSLRAVSPKRDLCFGRDASPLQHLSAGPLCRALSPGHEAGVRRELSPRGRQRGMLRAVSPRRGTQHNRAPWEQGRGARLDTSPHRRSATLPSHAGMEAHKHNTLQTLHLLSGDVTIRGQLSGGHADLFSHLPLHSQQQARPLPLMPVGGIQMLPAQAPAAVMPQPSGSSQQSGPVEESGASPPGALTKDRGLEPPAQQGATALSPQDSDWREAAPSSSEAQSEESVQTCTEAIASLRITAGEKSAQS; from the exons ATGGAGTCACTTGAGGGCACTGATAGCTTGAGGTGCTCAAAGGAGACTGCAGAGCAGAACCCCCAAGCCTCATTTGGAAGCAGAACTCACaccagtgtaaatgtaaaagaaaagaCTCTTCAATGTGAGGCAGTACAGGGGGGCAGCATTGTCAAAGGCTCACAGGACACGCCTACCTCTGGAACTTCACCACCACTAGAAATCCAGCAGTTGCAGGTTCCCAACACTAGTGGCCACTATCACCCTTCATCATCACCCAACACTGGTGACAGTAGTGATACAGCCTCTTGTGGGGCAACACAGCCATGGCCTTTTGTGAGACAGACTCAGCCATTTGCTTCAAGGAACCTCATGGCTTCTCAACCCGGCGAACAGAATCGAGTCCATTTCAGAAAGAAGATGGCAACTTTCTCAGCCACATCAAGGCAGCTCTATCAACTGGGAATTGGTCAGCTAGCAGAGGGGCTGAACAAAAGGGAGCAAAAACCTGGAAAGAAGCCTGGAAAGTACATCTGCCACTACTGTGGGAGAGCTTGCGCCAAGCCTAGTGTCCTGAAAAAGCACATCCGTTCTCACACCGGTGAGAGACCCTACCCATGTGTCCCATGTGGGTTCTCCTTTAAGACAAAGAGCAATttgtacaaacacagaaagtctcacacacatgccgtTAAAGCTGGCTTGCTGGCATTGTCAGAGAAAGACATTCATCCctccagtgtggatcaagaGCTCCTGACAGTGGAAGGGGAGATGCAGTCGGATGCTGAACAaactacagacacagacgagGAAGGCTCTGAAGATTTGTTTCTGGACTGTGTTAGCTCGTTTGAGGGCTCTGAAGGGAAGTGGACAAATGAGTCACCTGGCATACCGTCTGTAAAGGTGACCACGCCAAGTGCCACAAGAAAAGAAATCATGTCAGCGTCAGGAAAGGTTTCTCTGTCCCGGTTCAGGGAAATGAGAGCTTCTCCATCTATAACTGAGGTTGAGCAGGCCGTGGAGTCCTGCACCATCAAACAGAAACTTGCACTCCGTCTTTCAGAGAAAAGGAGCCAAGAGTCTGAGcattctctgtccctccccaGCTCCAGTAGTAAGGGGAGCACGGACTCTGGCTATTTCTCTCGCTCAGACAGTGCAGAGCAGCAAGTCAGTCCACCATGCACAAATGTCAAATCATACCAAGAGATAATGTTTGGGAAGTGTTATCGACCTTCTCCCAAACCAAGACAATCAATCACAGTTCAAACCTGCATGACTGACACAAATGACAACAGAACAAGTTTCATGGTCAAGCCAGGCAAGAGTAAGATATCAGAGGAGGGCATCCATATATCCACATACAAGAAGGACTTGGCTGGATTAATCAAATTGGAGTCAAATTGGACTCATGAAGGTCATGAATCTCCCAAATCAGATCAAATGACCACATCCTATCAGCTTGAAGCTCCTTCAGATACTGCATCCCTTATACGGAGCAACTCCCTGCCAACGTCAACAGCAACAGATCTCAGTATTCCACCAGGACTTCGAAGCAGTAATTCTTTCGATGAAAGAATGACATCTGATGATGGAATGTATCCTGGCCAAGGAGGGATGAGGAGGCTTATGAGGCAAGCAGCCTTCGAGCTACCCTCACATGAGAGCCATGTGGACAGCACAAAAGCAGGGACAGAAATTTCACCTGAAGCTGAGTATTTCTTCACGCATCATGGCTATGTAACAGACCCTGCCACAAGAAAACGCAGAAAGCAAAAGGGTGTCATGGAAGAGGAGGATTCTTCAAGCCAATTTGTCAAATCTGTAGAAATGGTTGACCTTTCAGCAGAATGTGAATCAAAGCAGAATGTGAGTCAAAGCAATGTTATCTCCGTAATTCAGCACACAAACTCTGCCAGCAGATTGGGCTCCACAGAAAGACATAGTGAGAGTGAGTCTCAGCTCCGGGACAAACAAAGTCCTCAAACGATGGCAGAACAAAGTGATACAAAACCTatcaagagagagacacagatgaaTGTTCTCCTAAGGTCTGAAGTTGTAAATCAATTCAAGGACATTAGGTCAGTATCACAACCAGGTTCTGAATCACGCAAATTAACTGGTCAACCTAGTATCCAGGTTCCTGAAATTAGGGTGACAGAAGAACCAGATAGAGCTTCAAAACCTGCTGAGGTCCAGGTCAAGCATCGTGAAAAGCCTGTAGAGGAGTTCCAGTGGCCACAAAGAAGTGAAACCTTGTCTCAGTTTCCAGTTGAGAAACTACCacccaaaaagaaaagaataagaTTAGCAGATCTTGAGTATTCTTCAGGTGACTCAAGTTTTGAGTCTGCCTGTACAAGTCTCTCCAGGAGTCCAAGTCAAGACAGCAACTTGTCTCACAGCTCAagcttctctttgtctcttgaAAGAGACGAGACCCTTGTTTCAGCACCTGTTACTAAATTAGATGAGTATGGCAAACCTTTGGAGTTGTTGTCGGTGCCAGGGAgtggacacactctctctatacCCAGAGATAATCGGCAGAAGGAGATGAGGCGATCTGCTTCAGAGCAGGCTCCATTCATCTCGGCAGCTGAACTCCCAGATTTGCGGAGTAAATCATTTGACTATGGAAGTCTCTCCACATCATCCAGGTCCAGACAGGGTGAGGCCTATGCCAGTGCAGGAGGGGTAAAACAACGCAGAAGAGGTTACCTGGTGAGACAGGCATCATTAAGTGTTGACCCAGAGACATCAACACAAGAGAAATGTGTTGATATTTCTGCCAAACAAGACTCAGAGTCCATGTACCATAATTCGACTTCTGTGTCAGACTCCTCTGTAACTAGATTAAGTAAGATCACCACAGACATAGAACACCCAGGCTATATTCAAGCTAGCAGCCCAGAAGGAGCAGTTGAGATGCAGACAGGGGTACCATCCCCCCATAAGCAAATCTTACATGGCCATGAGACTGTACCATACTCTATGATTCCAAGAAATTTGGCCTCATTCCTGCCAGTGACGTCAGGGCACTTCTGGAAACCTGATCCCCCCCACGTTCTTCCTTGGCATCAATTACAAGATCTTCAAACCAGACAACTTCACCTGCAGTCAAAAGAGAGTGTTTATTTGCAAGCTAAAGCTCAAATGGACTCAAAGTCCCCAACAGAAGATTTGTCTAAGGATCTAAAGAGGGTTTCTTCAACCACTCCTGTACCTTCAGAGTCACACCTAGCATCTGTACCTCCAAACCTTCAATCCCTCCAGTCACCTTCTGCCTCGTTGGTTCCTGTGAGAATACAAATGCAGGTGCCATCCCACGGCAGCATTACATACTCCAGTTTGTCTCAGATTTTTGACAGCCAAACAAGGAGTATTTGCTCCACTCCAGTGTTTTGTGGCTCTACCTCTCAGGGCTCTTTAGCCAGTATTGCTATGATGCAAGGGATTGGGTTTGACATAACTCAGGTCTCTGGACAACCTAGCAGACTTCTGTACAACCCGGAGCTATCTCCAGCCAGACTTAAGACAGGCATACCTCTGTCCTTGACCTCCAAAACTATCTCAACCACAGAGGCTCCCAGTGGTGGAAGAGTGAAACGGATGCTTTCTCCTGCCAGCAGTATGGACCTCTTTGTGGAGTCAAAGCAGCAGAAACGAGTCAAGGAGGAGAAGATGTATGGTCAAATTGTAGCAGAGCTGAGTGCTGTGGAGCTAGGAAATCCTGACATGTCACATCATAAGGACATTAAGGAGGAGATAACACAAAGGGGAATATCTCCATCTTTGTCAGATATTTCAAGCTGTTCTATGTCTGATGTACAATCCCACCTGCAAGACAAGCTCATGGTATCACCACACAAGCTTCGCTATCCATCTGATGGTGGACCAGAGTCTCCTCAAAATATAGATGTTGATGAACCTGAACATGATTCTAGACCTATGTCTGATCCAACACACTCTCTGAGTTTGAGCCAGGAGGTCAGAGATATGCAGAAACTGATTGCCAGTCATGGATTTGGTGCTGCTATGCTACTTTCTGATTTTGCCAACGCGCAACTCTTCTCAAAGTTTCCAAGTCTTCACACAACAACATGTGTGAGTTGGTGCTACCTCCATTCTACCAAGCCAAACTGTGCCCTGGctgctccactgttttcagTATATGCCACATGGTGCGTTAGATCCACTGACCCAAACCCACCCAATCTGGCAACCAAAACATCTTTGGCTCTTCTTCGCACCAAGCAGAAAAAGCACTCAGACATTTACACCATCGCAGCGATGTATCAACCTGGAATACttgtttcttctctcctctggaaGCAGAGGTTTGGAGAG TTACCGAGAAAGCCAGACGCCAGAGAGGACGAAATGATGACGTATAAACGAGCTGTGAAGGGCATCAGATGTGGTAATAAAAATGTGACTGAGGATCAAAAGGAGATGGAGACATCACCAAAACAATCAGAACCAACCCGTATCAAAATATTTGAGGGAGG TTTTAAGTCCACTGAAGactatgtgtatgtgcgagGTCGTGGCCGGGGAAAGTATATCTGTGAGGAGTGTGGAATTCGCTGTAAGAAACCCAGCATGCTGAAGAAACACATTCgtactcacacagacatcagaccCTATGAGTGCAAATCCTGTCATTTCGCCTTTAAAACTAAAG GAAACCTCACCAAACACATGAAGTCCAAAGCACATATGAAGAAATGTCTGGAGCTTGGGGTATCCTTCACATCAGTAGACAGTGTAGATGACACTG ACATTACAGAGGACATCTTGAGGGGAACAGGAAAAACAAGGTCATTGGGCGCTTCAATCAAGCATCAGTTCTCCGATGTAGATGACTCTGatggtgctgatgatgatggagatgaGGTGGACGAAGACGAggatgatgacgacgacgaaGACGGTTCCACTCCGAGGACTCGTTCAAGAAGCACCAGCCCCTTGCCGTGCGCCATCAACTCCCCGCATCTTCCCAGCTACCTCTCCCAGCTCCCCAACATCCAGGTTCACCCCACAGCCtccagcagggagagagacacccaGATCCGACACCAAGGGGAGGCCAGCTCATGCCTAGCAAGCAGCGAGCTGCAGTCTCACTTGAGTGAGCTGAGGCCTGGAGATGACGACAGTGTAGCAATGTCTTTCCGACATGCCTCCACATCCTTCCACTCCAGCACCTCATATCTCCTGTCATTACCCCGAGACCCATCTCTGATGGCCCAGTGGAGCCCGTCTGTGACACCTCACCGGAGCCCCTCTCCCAGAGGAAGGGGTGACTGTTCGCCACAAGGAGGCCTGTCGCCGAGGGGGGATTCAGTGTCATTAAGGGCTGTTTCCCCCAAAAGAGACCTCTGCTTCGGGAGGGACGCATCGCCACTCCAACACCTCTCTGCTGGACCGCTGTGTAGGGCCCTGTCCCCGGGGCATGAAGCAGGGGTGAGGCGTGAGCTGTCCCCCCGGGGACGTCAGCGGGGCATGCTCAGGGCCGTGTCCCCACGCCGGGGAACCCAGCATAACAGGGCGCCATGGGAACAGGGAAGAGGCGCGAGACTGGACACAAGCCCTCACAGACGGTCTGCTACACTGCCTTCACATGCTGGCATGGAG gcacataaacacaacactctACAGACCCTACACCTCCTCAGTGGAGACGTAACCATCAGAGGTCAGCTATCAGGTGGTCACGCTGATTTATTCAGCCACCTACCTCTGCACTCCCAGCAACAGGCCCGGCCTCTGCCCCTGATGCCTGTAGGGGGCATTCAGATGCTGCCTGCCCAAGCCCCTGCTGCTGTGATGCCTCAACCCTCGGGCTCCTCCCAACAAAGCGGTCCGGTGGAGGAGAGCGGAGCCAGTCCGCCAGGTGCCCTAACAAAGGACCGAGGACTGGAGCCTCCGGCCCAGCAGGGGGCAACAGCCCTCAGCCCTCAGGACTCCGACTGGAGAGAGGCTGCCCCGAGTAGCAGTGAGGCCCAATCAGAGGAGAGTGTCCAAACCTGCACTGAAGCCATCGCCTCTCTCAGGATCACTGCAGGGGAGAAGTCTGCTCAGAGCTGA
- the fuca2 gene encoding plasma alpha-L-fucosidase, whose translation MAFVHRVGFVILLFMVSYCMCKRYEPTWESIDSRPIPGWYDEAKVGIFIHWGVFSVPSFGSEWFWCYWRDKKLRPYVDFMNKNYPPGFTYADFGPMFTAEFFNPKQWVDIFASSGAKYIVLTTKHHEGFTLWGSKNSWNWNAVDVGPRRDLVGELATALRSDSNLHLGLYHSLFEWFHPLFREDKANAYKTNYFPTTKALPELYDLINTYKPEVLWSDGDGNAPATYWNSTGFLAWLYNDSPVKDFVVTNDRWGLGTICNHGGYYTCADRYNPGHLLKHKWENCMTIDQKSWGYRREAVLSDYLSTADIIKTLVETVSCGGNLLVNVGPTHDGRIAPIFEERLREMGQWLKVNGEAIYNSTAWRAQNDTITPALWYTFRPQEKAIYAITLSWPSNGSIILGEPKVSQGQTQVALLGYKQLKWEPVAAGGLRVYMPQLSPSEMPCSWAWTLKLTGAS comes from the exons ATGGCTTTCGTCCATAGAGTTGGGTTTGTTATTTTGCTGTTTATGGTCTCTTACTGCATGTGCAAGAGATACGAGCCCACCTGGGAATCCATAGACTCTCGACCGATTCCAGGGTGGTATGATGAAGCTAAGGTTGGCATTTTCATACACTGGGGAGTATTCTCTGTACCAAGTTTTGGGAGTGAATGGTTTTG GTGTTATTGGCGGGACAAGAAACTACGGCCGTATGTTGACTTCATGAATAAGAACTATCCTCCTGGCTTCACGTATGCCGACTTTGGACCAATGTTTACGGCTGAGTTTTTTAATCCCAAACAGTGGGTTGACATATTTGCTTCATCGGGAGCAAAATACATCGTCCTCACTACAAAGCACCATGAAG GCTTCACATTATGGGGCTCAAAGAATTCATGGAACTGGAATGCAGTGGACGTGGGGCCACGGCGGGACCTGGTAGGGGAGCTGGCCACTGCCCTGCGAAGCGACAGCAACCTGCACCTGGGACTCTACCACTCCCTCTTTGAGTGGTTCCACCCGCTCTTCAGAGAGGATAAAGCCAATGCCTACAAAACCAATTACTTCCCCACCACCAAAGCTCTGCCTGAACTGTATGACTTGATCAACACGTATAAGCCTGAGGTGCTATGGTCTGACGGGGATGGGAATGCTCCTGCCACTTACTGGAACAGCACAGGCTTTCTTGCCTGGCTGTACAACGACAG CCCAGTGAAGGACTTTGTGGTGACCAATGATCGCTGGGGGTTAGGGACCATCTGCAATCACGGAGGCTACTACACCTGCGCTGACCGCTACAACCCTGGGCACCTGTTGAAGCACAAATGGGAGAACTGCATGACCATTGACCAGAAGTCCTGGGGCTACCGCAGAGAGGCAGTGCTCAGTGACTACCTCTCCACTGCGGACATCATAAAG ACACTAGTGGAGACTGTATCTTGTGGCGGGAATTTGCTGGTGAATGTGGGACCCACCCATGATGGACGCATTGCCCCCATCTTTGAGGAGCGTCTGAGAGAGATGGGCCAGTGGCTGAAGGTCAATGGGGAGGCCATCTACAACAGCACTGCATGGAGGGCTCAGAATGACACCATCACCCCTGCCCTCTG GTACACTTTCAGACCGCAGGAGAAAGCTATCTATGCAATCACCCTGTCATGGCCCAGTAATGGATCCATCATTCTCGGTGAACCTAAGGTATCGCAAGGTCAAACTCAG GTGGCGCTGTTGGGCTACAAGCAGTTAAAATGGGAGCCGGTGGCAGCTGGAGGTCTGAGGGTGTACATGCCTCAGCTCTCCCCATCTGAGATGCCTTGCTCTTGGGCCTGGACACTGAAGCTCACTGGTGCCTCCTAG